In Archangium violaceum, the following are encoded in one genomic region:
- a CDS encoding TolC family protein, with protein sequence MNRREAQRVMGVGLMLAATLAGAQIAPAPTPTPSVPSSGTAAPASQAAPQATPQAPAGGLETPQAPDVAPQVGETAQEAVPEQGPPSAPGKTKAEPLTLEQLVQRARKQDARVEEARAELRRLEALLRQARWAWFPKFETTVGVGGPVPEARNDGLGGPPTTEASLEGDWRFGRMGFTAFIEANAVLPLYTFGKLRALEKAAEQGPVIGKALKERAQDEAGFQAAQAFFGYQLARSGLAQLDETSKRLEDAAKQLQKMMDEKSEQVSKMDLYKVGFFRNQLEARRAQAEQGRQLALAAIRLLAGTPPGESVQVVEAELEPEGEVKAPTLEEVLATAEQKRPELVGIAAGVVAREQEVFIRERMFYPDIGLAGFLTLRYTSSATTQKDPFAFDPYNQREAGVGLVARGTFDIPVKQSQLDQSRAELDKLKAQQRLLQAAIRLEVTKAHGDLVAALERARVLTQAERDARRWATAAMAAFDLGTSGTRDLIESFTALAQSSADRAQSWHDFQVAQAELARVTGTTPREP encoded by the coding sequence GTGAACCGCAGAGAAGCGCAACGTGTCATGGGAGTGGGGTTGATGCTCGCGGCCACGCTGGCGGGAGCGCAGATCGCACCGGCTCCGACGCCCACGCCCTCGGTCCCGTCGTCGGGCACGGCGGCACCGGCCTCGCAGGCGGCGCCCCAGGCCACGCCGCAGGCTCCCGCCGGGGGCCTGGAGACGCCCCAGGCCCCGGACGTGGCGCCCCAGGTGGGTGAGACGGCCCAGGAGGCGGTGCCGGAGCAGGGACCGCCCTCGGCGCCCGGGAAGACGAAGGCGGAGCCGCTCACGCTGGAGCAGCTCGTCCAGCGCGCGCGCAAGCAGGACGCGAGGGTGGAGGAGGCGCGGGCGGAGCTGCGCCGGCTGGAGGCGCTGCTGCGCCAGGCGCGCTGGGCCTGGTTCCCCAAGTTCGAGACGACGGTGGGCGTGGGAGGCCCGGTCCCCGAGGCGCGCAACGACGGCCTGGGCGGGCCGCCGACGACGGAGGCCTCGCTCGAGGGCGACTGGAGGTTCGGCCGGATGGGGTTCACCGCCTTCATCGAGGCCAACGCGGTGCTGCCGCTCTACACGTTCGGGAAACTGCGGGCGCTGGAGAAGGCGGCGGAGCAGGGGCCGGTCATCGGCAAGGCGCTGAAGGAGCGCGCGCAGGACGAGGCGGGATTCCAGGCGGCACAAGCCTTCTTCGGCTACCAGCTGGCGCGCTCGGGGCTGGCGCAGCTCGACGAGACGTCGAAGCGGCTGGAGGACGCGGCGAAACAGCTGCAGAAGATGATGGACGAGAAGTCCGAGCAGGTGTCGAAGATGGACCTGTACAAGGTCGGCTTCTTCCGCAACCAGCTCGAGGCGCGCCGGGCCCAGGCCGAGCAGGGCCGGCAGCTCGCGCTGGCCGCCATCCGTCTGCTGGCGGGCACTCCGCCGGGGGAATCGGTGCAGGTGGTCGAGGCGGAGCTGGAGCCGGAAGGGGAGGTGAAGGCGCCGACGCTGGAGGAAGTGCTGGCGACGGCGGAGCAGAAGCGGCCGGAGCTCGTGGGCATCGCCGCGGGCGTCGTCGCGCGCGAGCAGGAGGTGTTCATCCGCGAGCGCATGTTCTATCCGGACATCGGGCTCGCGGGCTTCCTGACGCTTCGGTACACCTCGAGCGCGACGACGCAGAAGGATCCCTTCGCCTTCGATCCGTACAACCAGCGCGAGGCGGGAGTGGGGCTGGTGGCGCGCGGCACCTTCGACATTCCGGTGAAGCAGTCGCAGCTGGATCAGTCGCGGGCGGAGCTGGACAAGCTGAAGGCGCAGCAGCGGCTGTTGCAGGCGGCCATCCGCCTGGAGGTGACGAAGGCGCACGGAGACCTGGTGGCGGCGCTGGAGCGGGCGAGGGTGCTCACCCAGGCGGAGCGGGACGCGCGGCGCTGGGCCACGGCGGCCATGGCGGCGTTCGATCTCGGCACCAGCGGCACGAGGGATTTGATCGAATCCTTCACGGCGCTCGCCCAGTCGTCGGCCGACCGGGCGCAGAGCTGGCACGACTTCCAGGTCGCCCAGGCGGAGCTGGCACGGGTCACCGGCACCACGCCCCGGGAGCCGTGA
- a CDS encoding aminotransferase class I/II-fold pyridoxal phosphate-dependent enzyme — protein sequence MSDVFEKCRSWKDYRIAKATGLYPYFRAIEESFGATEVQIEGRRVIMVGSNNYLGLSADPRVKEAAIKAVERYGTTCSGSRLLNGTLALHEELEQRLAKFLNREAALVISTGFQTNLAMASILGRHDIVFADRQNHASLVDGVRLSFATERKYRHNDLEHLEQLLQQAAEKEPKAGKIIVTDGVFSMEGDICDLPRIVELSKKYNARVMTDDAHSMGVLGEKGRGTSEYFGLEAETDLVMGTFSKSFASLGGVLAGPHDVINYMRHKSRSVIFSASMTPASIASALKALEIIEAEPQRRARLLDIAEKMHNGFRAMGFDTGVSVTPVVPVHIGDQVKCFRFWKALHEAGVFANPVIPPAVEPGHALIRTSYMATHTDEQLDRVLDIFEQIGKKLDVIPQTRPSSYTPVQIARPGTQVRNNKASEKWAAASAGQNGTNGFSLDQLSRMSSREVAGKLFDAVESLTWKAANLQPDDIRKLGQVPMKLWEKRADIPGLLLEKGANLFIRNGREDQN from the coding sequence ATGAGTGACGTGTTCGAGAAGTGCCGCAGCTGGAAGGACTACCGCATCGCCAAGGCCACGGGGCTGTACCCCTACTTCCGCGCCATCGAGGAGTCGTTCGGGGCGACGGAGGTCCAGATCGAGGGCCGCCGCGTCATCATGGTGGGGTCGAACAACTACCTGGGCCTGAGCGCGGATCCCCGGGTGAAGGAGGCGGCGATCAAGGCGGTGGAGCGCTACGGCACCACGTGCTCCGGCTCGCGCCTGCTCAACGGCACCCTGGCGCTGCACGAGGAGCTGGAGCAGCGCCTGGCGAAGTTCCTCAACCGCGAGGCCGCGCTGGTCATCTCCACCGGCTTCCAGACGAACCTGGCCATGGCCTCCATCCTGGGCCGTCACGACATCGTCTTCGCGGACCGGCAGAACCACGCCTCGCTGGTGGACGGTGTCCGGCTGTCCTTCGCCACCGAGCGCAAGTACCGGCACAACGACCTGGAGCACCTCGAGCAGCTGCTGCAGCAGGCCGCCGAGAAGGAGCCCAAGGCGGGGAAGATCATCGTCACCGACGGCGTGTTCTCGATGGAGGGCGACATCTGCGACCTGCCCCGCATCGTGGAGCTGTCCAAGAAGTACAACGCGCGGGTGATGACGGACGACGCCCACTCCATGGGCGTGCTGGGTGAGAAGGGCCGCGGCACCTCCGAGTACTTCGGCCTGGAGGCGGAGACGGACCTGGTGATGGGCACGTTCTCCAAGAGCTTCGCGTCGCTGGGCGGCGTGCTGGCCGGCCCGCACGACGTCATCAACTACATGCGCCACAAGTCGCGCTCGGTCATCTTCTCCGCGTCCATGACGCCGGCGTCCATCGCCTCGGCGCTCAAGGCGCTGGAGATCATCGAGGCCGAGCCGCAGCGGCGCGCGCGCCTGCTGGACATCGCCGAGAAGATGCACAACGGCTTCCGCGCCATGGGCTTCGACACGGGCGTGTCGGTGACGCCGGTGGTGCCGGTGCACATCGGTGATCAGGTGAAGTGCTTCCGCTTCTGGAAGGCGCTGCACGAGGCGGGCGTGTTCGCCAACCCCGTGATTCCTCCGGCGGTGGAGCCGGGCCACGCCCTCATCCGCACCAGCTACATGGCCACGCACACGGACGAGCAGCTGGACCGGGTGCTCGACATCTTCGAGCAGATTGGCAAGAAGCTGGACGTCATCCCCCAGACGCGGCCGTCCTCGTACACCCCGGTGCAGATCGCCCGCCCGGGCACGCAGGTGCGCAACAACAAGGCCTCGGAGAAGTGGGCCGCGGCCAGCGCGGGTCAGAACGGCACCAACGGCTTCTCGCTGGATCAGCTCTCGCGCATGTCCTCGCGCGAGGTGGCCGGCAAGCTGTTCGACGCCGTGGAGTCGCTCACCTGGAAGGCCGCCAACCTCCAGCCGGACGACATCCGCAAGCTCGGCCAGGTGCCGATGAAGCTGTGGGAGAAGCGCGCGGACATCCCGGGCCTGCTGCTGGAGAAGGGCGCCAACCTCTTCATCCGCAACGGGCGCGAGGACCAGAACTAG
- a CDS encoding RsmB/NOP family class I SAM-dependent RNA methyltransferase: MSTLWPTSFLDEERLGRPSRRAATAALEAHLSVLKGEPLKLALANALKDAGSLGGQERRFTALAVREMSRHQRLLDLAARTLGHVPSKIGLLEDQTLVRYVLWRRLFCGEGWARIGPEVKLPGPMRPRTIKDDLLRQVAESPLAEPPVPESGPERLATRYSFPNWLVLRLAELHPEPVLEAMLAALDEEPTLHFRARPTGTRDEVLARLAEEGVAAEPVAVALDAVRIAEASHRVFETRVMKEGRLQVQDVGSQLIVEACRPLEGSLSGRTVADMCAGAGGKTLALADEVGAKGRVVAGDRSRRRLAQARERARELSLRHVSFPHPLPLDQADVVLVDAPCSGTGSLAREPDQKWKLSAKAVAEFHDTQLGLLEELAPQVKPGALVVYATCSLLPEENDAVVRDFLAKVPGFTVEPLAPLFGAERAALLCDGPFLRALPPRVPGGGFFAARLRKG; the protein is encoded by the coding sequence TCGGTGTTGAAGGGCGAACCGTTGAAGCTGGCGCTGGCCAACGCGTTGAAGGACGCGGGCAGCCTGGGCGGCCAGGAGCGGCGCTTCACGGCCCTGGCGGTGCGGGAGATGTCCCGGCACCAGCGGCTGTTGGACCTGGCGGCGCGCACGTTGGGGCATGTCCCGAGCAAGATCGGCCTGCTGGAGGATCAGACGCTGGTGCGCTACGTGCTCTGGCGTCGGCTCTTCTGTGGCGAGGGCTGGGCGCGGATCGGCCCCGAGGTGAAGCTGCCCGGCCCGATGCGTCCGCGCACCATCAAGGATGATCTGCTGCGCCAGGTGGCGGAGTCGCCGCTGGCGGAGCCGCCGGTGCCCGAGTCCGGCCCCGAGCGCCTGGCGACGCGCTACTCCTTTCCCAACTGGCTGGTGCTGAGGCTGGCCGAGCTGCACCCGGAGCCGGTGCTGGAGGCGATGCTGGCGGCGCTGGACGAGGAGCCGACGCTGCACTTCCGCGCGAGGCCCACGGGAACCCGGGACGAGGTGCTGGCGCGGCTGGCCGAGGAGGGCGTGGCGGCGGAGCCGGTGGCGGTGGCCCTGGACGCGGTGCGCATCGCCGAGGCGAGCCATCGCGTCTTCGAGACGCGGGTGATGAAGGAGGGCCGGCTGCAGGTGCAGGACGTGGGCAGCCAGCTCATCGTCGAGGCATGCCGTCCGCTGGAGGGCTCGCTGTCGGGGCGGACGGTGGCGGACATGTGCGCGGGGGCGGGAGGAAAGACGCTCGCGCTGGCGGACGAGGTGGGGGCGAAGGGCCGGGTGGTGGCGGGAGACCGCTCGCGCCGGCGGCTGGCGCAGGCCCGTGAGCGGGCGAGGGAGCTGTCGCTGCGGCACGTGTCCTTCCCCCATCCGCTGCCGCTGGACCAGGCGGACGTGGTGCTGGTGGACGCGCCGTGCAGCGGAACGGGCTCGCTGGCGCGGGAGCCGGATCAGAAGTGGAAGCTGTCGGCGAAGGCCGTGGCGGAGTTCCACGACACGCAGCTGGGGCTGCTGGAGGAGCTGGCGCCGCAGGTGAAGCCGGGAGCACTGGTGGTGTACGCCACGTGCTCGCTGCTGCCCGAGGAGAACGACGCGGTGGTGCGGGACTTCCTCGCGAAGGTGCCCGGCTTCACGGTGGAGCCCCTGGCGCCTCTCTTCGGCGCCGAGCGGGCGGCGCTGTTGTGCGATGGCCCCTTCCTGCGGGCCCTGCCTCCCCGGGTGCCCGGGGGTGGATTCTTCGCCGCCCGGCTGCGCAAGGGGTAG
- a CDS encoding MlaC/ttg2D family ABC transporter substrate-binding protein: MFASLLAAVLLTAAPGPLDVVKSGNTDVQKVASAKGATADQLSKVVERFVDFGELSKRALGDKWDKLTAAQRKDFSSTMEGLLRASYAQKALGQGKTQVEYGKETVEGNEATVGTTVNVNRDKFPVEYKLYKTAGKGEWRIYDIVTDDVSLLETYQGQFRKLIADKGFDGLLATLKAKKAQLEKSVQ, encoded by the coding sequence ATGTTCGCCTCCCTGCTCGCAGCCGTGCTGCTCACCGCCGCCCCAGGTCCCCTCGATGTCGTGAAGTCGGGCAATACCGACGTCCAGAAGGTCGCTTCCGCGAAGGGGGCCACCGCGGATCAGCTCTCGAAGGTGGTAGAGCGCTTCGTGGATTTTGGTGAGCTGTCCAAGCGCGCGCTCGGCGACAAGTGGGACAAGCTGACGGCCGCCCAGCGCAAGGACTTCTCCAGCACCATGGAGGGCCTGCTGCGCGCCTCCTACGCCCAGAAGGCGCTCGGCCAGGGCAAGACGCAGGTGGAGTACGGCAAGGAGACGGTCGAGGGGAACGAGGCCACCGTGGGCACCACGGTGAACGTGAACCGGGACAAGTTCCCCGTCGAGTACAAGCTCTACAAGACGGCCGGGAAGGGCGAGTGGCGCATCTACGACATCGTCACCGATGACGTGTCGCTCCTGGAGACCTACCAGGGCCAGTTCCGCAAGCTGATCGCCGACAAGGGCTTCGACGGCCTGCTGGCCACCCTGAAGGCCAAGAAGGCGCAGCTCGAGAAGTCCGTGCAGTGA
- a CDS encoding N-acetyltransferase, which translates to MAATAETQTHESKLPPLPANVQVTPVRTSADRTAFIRFPYTIYKGDPNFVPHLEMERRDFMNPKKHPFFEFGEVEFFLARREGEVVGRIAAVNNPRYNEFQGTNVGFFGLFECVNDAGVARVLFEAAASWLRAKGFASVIGPMSYSTNGEVGMLIDGFNTPPAIMTTYNPTWYPALVEANGFTKAKDLFAWELSSSTPPPEKVARIAEKIRQREGVTVRPVNLKEFDAEVARVKTMYNQAWEKNWGFVPMTEHEFDHLARDLKQMVRPELVLVAEVKGQPVGFSLTLPDANEAIKAANGRLTTFGLPIGLAKLLLASRRIRRLRLVLLGTVEGYRRRGLDAILYLDTLNKARELGYEGGEISWTLEDNHLVNRAIESMGGKRSKLYRVYEKPL; encoded by the coding sequence ATGGCCGCCACCGCCGAGACGCAGACCCACGAGTCGAAGTTGCCGCCCCTCCCCGCCAACGTGCAGGTGACTCCCGTCCGCACCTCGGCGGATCGCACGGCCTTCATCCGCTTCCCGTACACCATCTACAAGGGCGACCCGAACTTCGTGCCGCACCTGGAGATGGAGCGCCGGGACTTCATGAACCCGAAGAAGCACCCCTTCTTCGAGTTCGGTGAGGTGGAGTTCTTCCTGGCCCGCCGCGAGGGCGAGGTGGTGGGCCGGATCGCGGCGGTGAACAACCCCCGCTACAACGAGTTCCAGGGCACCAACGTCGGCTTCTTCGGCCTCTTCGAGTGCGTGAATGACGCCGGCGTGGCCCGGGTGCTCTTCGAGGCGGCCGCCTCCTGGCTGCGCGCCAAGGGCTTCGCCTCCGTGATCGGCCCGATGAGCTACTCCACCAATGGCGAGGTGGGCATGCTCATCGACGGGTTCAACACCCCGCCGGCCATCATGACGACGTACAACCCCACCTGGTACCCCGCGCTCGTCGAGGCCAACGGCTTCACCAAGGCCAAGGATCTGTTCGCGTGGGAGCTGTCCTCCTCCACCCCGCCACCGGAGAAGGTGGCGCGCATCGCGGAGAAGATCCGCCAGCGCGAGGGGGTCACCGTGCGCCCGGTGAACCTGAAGGAGTTCGACGCCGAAGTGGCCCGGGTGAAGACGATGTACAACCAGGCCTGGGAGAAGAACTGGGGCTTCGTCCCGATGACGGAGCACGAGTTCGATCACCTGGCGCGCGATCTGAAGCAGATGGTGCGCCCGGAGCTCGTGCTGGTGGCCGAGGTGAAGGGCCAGCCCGTGGGCTTCTCGCTCACCCTGCCGGACGCCAACGAGGCCATCAAGGCGGCCAATGGCCGGCTCACCACGTTCGGCCTGCCCATCGGTCTGGCGAAGCTGCTGCTGGCCTCGCGCCGCATCCGCCGGCTGCGCCTCGTCCTGCTGGGCACCGTCGAGGGCTACCGGCGCCGCGGCCTGGACGCCATCCTCTACCTGGACACCCTGAACAAGGCGCGCGAGCTGGGCTACGAGGGCGGGGAGATCTCCTGGACGCTCGAGGACAACCACCTCGTCAACCGCGCCATCGAGTCCATGGGCGGCAAGCGCTCCAAGCTGTACCGCGTCTACGAGAAGCCGCTGTAG
- a CDS encoding class I fructose-bisphosphate aldolase — MAYTDRVKQILSWYPSDTPGTLTNLARLLNTGTLAGTGKLVILPVDQGFEHGPARSFAPNPAGYDPDYHIQLAIETGCNAYAAPLGFLEAVAGKYLGEIPLILKLNNSDTLGKPEHPMSAVTGSVKDAVRLGCSAIGFTIYPGSGARNEQYEALRDLIAEAKDYGLPTVLWAYPRGSISKEGEQAIDVISYAAQISAQLGAHIIKVKPPKDFLEQPEAKKVYEAHKIPTKTMEERIRDVVKSAFNGKRIVIFSGGESKTTEALLEEIRQIAAGGGFGSIMGRNAFQRPHDESVKLLKDVMNIFKNAK, encoded by the coding sequence ATGGCTTATACCGATCGCGTCAAGCAGATCCTCTCGTGGTACCCGTCCGACACTCCGGGCACGCTGACCAACCTGGCCCGTCTGCTCAACACCGGCACGCTGGCCGGCACCGGCAAGCTGGTGATCCTCCCGGTGGATCAGGGCTTCGAGCACGGCCCGGCCCGTTCCTTCGCTCCCAACCCCGCCGGATATGATCCGGACTACCACATCCAGCTGGCCATCGAGACGGGCTGCAATGCCTACGCCGCCCCCCTGGGCTTCCTGGAGGCCGTGGCCGGCAAGTACCTGGGTGAGATCCCGCTGATCCTCAAGCTCAACAACTCGGACACCCTGGGCAAGCCCGAGCACCCCATGTCCGCGGTGACGGGCTCCGTGAAGGACGCGGTGCGCCTGGGTTGCTCGGCCATCGGCTTCACCATCTACCCGGGCTCCGGCGCCCGCAACGAGCAGTACGAGGCCCTGCGCGACCTGATCGCCGAGGCCAAGGACTACGGCCTCCCCACGGTCCTCTGGGCCTACCCGCGCGGTAGCATCTCCAAGGAAGGCGAGCAGGCCATCGACGTCATCTCCTACGCCGCGCAGATCAGCGCCCAGCTCGGCGCCCACATCATCAAGGTCAAGCCGCCCAAGGACTTCCTGGAGCAGCCCGAGGCCAAGAAGGTCTACGAGGCGCACAAGATCCCCACCAAGACCATGGAAGAGCGGATCCGCGATGTCGTGAAATCCGCCTTCAACGGAAAGCGCATCGTGATCTTCTCCGGTGGCGAGTCCAAGACCACCGAGGCCCTGCTCGAGGAGATCCGTCAGATCGCCGCCGGCGGCGGTTTCGGCTCGATCATGGGCCGCAATGCCTTCCAGCGCCCGCACGACGAGTCCGTGAAGCTGCTGAAGGACGTGATGAACATTTTCAAGAACGCTAAATAA
- a CDS encoding polyprenyl synthetase family protein, which produces MKERKPSPAGTPAAEQSSSPLDFVSWAKTVQYQTQVVLHQILELEDERHLDTSWNKVLEQVRSYSLRPSKRIRPGLVLVGYALGRGDTRAPSGLWRFAAATELLHTFMLIHDDVADQADTRRGGAALHKMLGEGRLGENLAIVIGDHLYGRSLEVMLGCNLPDADVATRYFLKVCRYTAAGQYMDIRLPHQPLAELSIYHALRVAYLKTALYGFTAPLVCGAMLAGSDPELINKLERFGRYVGTAYQLRDDLLGLYGQSSVVGKPTDSDLAQGKRTFPLLAAYLRATPEARQELETLCIPGPKDEMMLQRARELVEQHGGRSATERLIERSTNAAARILNTLPEAGGLKQMLRDLLQMLMIREA; this is translated from the coding sequence ATGAAAGAGCGGAAGCCCTCACCGGCCGGGACTCCGGCGGCAGAACAGTCCTCGTCCCCTCTGGACTTCGTGTCCTGGGCGAAGACGGTGCAGTACCAGACGCAGGTGGTGCTGCATCAGATCCTCGAGCTCGAGGATGAGAGGCACCTGGACACGTCCTGGAACAAGGTGCTGGAGCAGGTGCGCAGCTACAGTCTGCGTCCCTCCAAACGCATCCGACCAGGCCTGGTGCTCGTGGGTTACGCCCTGGGGCGGGGCGACACGCGGGCTCCCTCGGGGTTGTGGCGGTTCGCGGCGGCCACGGAGCTTCTGCACACGTTCATGCTGATCCACGACGACGTGGCGGATCAGGCGGACACGCGGCGCGGGGGCGCCGCTCTGCACAAGATGCTCGGCGAGGGGCGGCTCGGCGAGAACCTGGCGATCGTGATCGGAGACCACCTCTACGGCCGTTCGCTGGAGGTGATGCTGGGCTGCAACCTGCCGGACGCGGACGTGGCCACGCGCTACTTCCTCAAGGTGTGCCGCTACACCGCGGCCGGGCAGTACATGGACATCCGGCTGCCGCACCAACCGCTGGCCGAGCTGTCCATCTACCACGCGCTGCGCGTGGCCTACCTGAAGACGGCGCTGTATGGCTTCACCGCGCCGCTCGTGTGCGGCGCCATGTTGGCGGGTTCCGATCCGGAGCTGATCAACAAGCTGGAGCGCTTTGGTCGCTACGTGGGAACCGCCTACCAGCTTCGTGATGACCTCCTCGGTCTCTACGGGCAGTCCTCCGTGGTGGGCAAGCCGACGGACTCGGACCTGGCGCAGGGCAAGCGCACCTTCCCGCTGCTGGCCGCCTACCTCCGCGCGACGCCCGAGGCCCGCCAGGAGCTGGAGACGCTGTGCATCCCCGGCCCCAAGGACGAGATGATGCTGCAGCGCGCCCGTGAGCTGGTGGAGCAGCACGGGGGCCGTTCCGCCACCGAGCGCCTCATCGAGCGCTCCACCAACGCCGCCGCGCGCATCCTCAACACCCTGCCCGAGGCCGGCGGCCTCAAGCAGATGCTGCGCGACCTGCTGCAGATGCTGATGATTCGCGAGGCCTAG